A genomic window from Motacilla alba alba isolate MOTALB_02 chromosome 2, Motacilla_alba_V1.0_pri, whole genome shotgun sequence includes:
- the CREM gene encoding cAMP-responsive element modulator isoform X9, with amino-acid sequence MSVLLLVILHMLGSLEQFMLSSGRGAAESCVQKLIMAVTGDETAATGDMPAYQIRTPTTTLPQGVVMAASPGTLHSPQQMAEEATRKRELRLLKNREAAKECRRRKKEYIKCLESRVAVLEVQNKKLIQELETLKDICSSKTD; translated from the exons ATGTCAGTGCTCTTGCTTGTAATCCTGCACATGCTTGGTAGTTTGGAACAGTTCATGCTGAGCTCTGGTAGAGGAGCAGCAGAATCGTGTGTGCAGAAGTTGATCATGGCTGTAACAGGAGATGAAACAG CTGCCACTGGAGACATGCCAGCTTACCAGATTCGAACTCCCACTACTACCTTACCTCAGGGAGTGGTTATGGCAGCCTCGCCAGGGACTTTGCACAGCCCTCAGCAAATGGCAGAAGAGGCAACACGCAAGAGAGAGCTGAGACTTTTGAAAAATAG GGAAGCTGCTAAAGAATGTCGACGTCGGAAGAAAGAATACATAAAATGTCTGGAGAGTCGTGTTGCAGTGCTAGAAGTTCAGAACAAGAAACTTATACAGGAGCTTGAAACCCTAAAAGACATTTGCTCTTCCAAAACAGattag
- the CREM gene encoding cAMP-responsive element modulator isoform X8: MSVLLLVILHMLGSLEQFMLSSGRGAAESCVQKLIMAVTGDETAATGDMPAYQIRTPTTTLPQGVVMAASPGTLHSPQQMAEEATRKRELRLLKNREAARECRRKKKEYVKCLENRVAVLENQNKTLIEELKALKDLYCHKAE; this comes from the exons ATGTCAGTGCTCTTGCTTGTAATCCTGCACATGCTTGGTAGTTTGGAACAGTTCATGCTGAGCTCTGGTAGAGGAGCAGCAGAATCGTGTGTGCAGAAGTTGATCATGGCTGTAACAGGAGATGAAACAG CTGCCACTGGAGACATGCCAGCTTACCAGATTCGAACTCCCACTACTACCTTACCTCAGGGAGTGGTTATGGCAGCCTCGCCAGGGACTTTGCACAGCCCTCAGCAAATGGCAGAAGAGGCAACACGCAAGAGAGAGCTGAGACTTTTGAAAAATAG GGAAGCTGCCAGAGAATGTcgcagaaagaagaaagaatatgTCAAATGTCTTGAAAATCGTGTGGCTGTGcttgaaaaccaaaacaagactCTCATTGAGGAACTCAAGGCCCTCAAAGATCTTTATTGTCATAAAGCAGAATAA